One window of the Methylocystis parvus OBBP genome contains the following:
- a CDS encoding DUF2442 domain-containing protein: protein MTISAKSLRFDDDSMWVELSDGRVLGVPLAWFPRLLHATPRQRLAFEISRGGLHWEELDEDISIAGLLAGKGDQTQRREAAA from the coding sequence CTTGCGTTTCGACGACGACAGCATGTGGGTCGAACTGTCCGACGGGCGCGTCCTGGGCGTCCCCCTCGCCTGGTTTCCGCGCCTCCTCCACGCGACGCCCCGGCAGCGTCTCGCTTTCGAAATCAGCCGCGGCGGTCTGCATTGGGAGGAACTGGACGAGGATATTTCGATCGCCGGCCTTCTGGCCGGGAAGGGCGATCAAACACAGAGGCGCGAGGCGGCGGCTTGA
- a CDS encoding YybH family protein translates to MSADKHMKLYEEKINLHRFDEVEPLISSQAVFWFTDGTHRGIAEIRAAFERTWTTLRNEIYWLEDLEWIGMSDAVASCTYRFCWKAGIDGQTFEGTGRGTTVLRNKSGQWEIIHEHLSRFPN, encoded by the coding sequence ATGAGCGCTGACAAGCACATGAAATTGTATGAAGAGAAGATCAATCTCCATCGGTTCGATGAAGTCGAACCGCTCATATCTTCCCAAGCCGTCTTTTGGTTTACTGACGGCACACATCGCGGGATCGCGGAAATAAGAGCCGCGTTCGAGCGGACATGGACAACGCTTCGAAATGAGATTTATTGGCTAGAAGACCTCGAATGGATCGGTATGAGTGACGCTGTGGCAAGCTGCACGTATCGCTTCTGCTGGAAAGCAGGGATAGACGGTCAAACATTCGAAGGGACGGGCCGCGGGACGACGGTTCTCAGAAACAAAAGTGGCCAATGGGAAATCATTCACGAGCATCTCAGCCGTTTCCCAAATTGA
- a CDS encoding aminoglycoside phosphotransferase family protein: protein MFANYLNQWKLTPDGEPIITRTGKLLPVRQGGVPAMLKITLSEEEKTGGALMSWWNGEGAARVLARDGGAILLERAEGGGSLAELSRNGRDDEASRIICSVVAKLHSVKSSPPEGLRALPQWFRELEPAAARYGGILLKSADAARDLLSTPQDSVVLHGDIHHGNILDFGARGWLAVDPKGLLGERAFDYANIFCNPDREVATAPGRLARQASIIAEASGLARARLLQWILAYAGLSAAWFLNDGDEEGAALPLFTAEATAAELANRRY from the coding sequence ATGTTTGCAAATTACTTAAATCAATGGAAGCTGACGCCTGACGGCGAACCAATCATCACCCGCACCGGCAAGCTTTTGCCAGTGAGGCAAGGCGGCGTCCCCGCAATGCTGAAAATAACTTTGTCGGAAGAAGAAAAGACCGGCGGCGCCCTGATGTCGTGGTGGAACGGTGAAGGCGCCGCCCGCGTCCTGGCAAGGGACGGCGGCGCAATTTTGCTGGAACGAGCTGAAGGCGGTGGATCGCTCGCCGAATTATCCAGAAACGGAAGAGATGATGAAGCGAGCCGCATCATTTGCAGCGTCGTCGCTAAGCTGCATTCCGTGAAAAGCTCCCCGCCCGAGGGACTCCGCGCGCTTCCCCAGTGGTTTCGAGAACTTGAACCCGCCGCTGCGCGATATGGCGGCATATTGCTAAAATCCGCCGACGCCGCTCGCGATTTGCTTTCCACGCCACAAGACTCGGTGGTGCTGCACGGCGACATTCATCATGGCAATATTCTTGATTTTGGCGCCCGTGGTTGGCTTGCAGTCGATCCGAAAGGGCTCTTAGGCGAACGAGCTTTCGATTATGCAAATATTTTCTGCAATCCCGATCGAGAGGTAGCGACAGCACCGGGACGCTTGGCGCGCCAAGCCTCTATAATCGCCGAAGCATCCGGGCTGGCGCGGGCGCGGTTGCTGCAATGGATTCTTGCCTACGCAGGTCTCTCCGCCGCATGGTTTTTGAATGATGGCGACGAAGAAGGAGCAGCGCTGCCCCTCTTCACAGCGGAAGCAACAGCAGCCGAGCTTGCAAACCGCAGATATTGA
- the fba gene encoding class II fructose-bisphosphate aldolase (catalyzes the reversible aldol condensation of dihydroxyacetonephosphate and glyceraldehyde 3-phosphate in the Calvin cycle, glycolysis, and/or gluconeogenesis), with protein sequence MALITLRQLLDHAAEHDYGVPAFNINNMEQGLAVLEAASSVDAPVIIQASRGARSYANDIMLAKMIEALIAMYPDIPIVMHQDHGNSEATCASAIRFGFSSVMMDGSLKADGKTPADYQYNVDVTRRVVDLAHWVGASVEGELGVLGSLETGEGEKEDGHGAEGKLSHDQLLTDPAQAVDFVAATKVDALAIAMGTSHGAYKFSRKPDGAILAMHVIEEINRRLPNTHLVMHGSSSVPQELQDAFNAAGGEMPQTWGVPVAEIQHGIKFGVRKINIDTDCRIAMTAAIRATLGKNKGEFDPRKYLKPAQEAMVKVCRQRYEEFGTAGQASKIKPIPMAEMAKRYASGALDPLFAAKKAAE encoded by the coding sequence ATGGCCCTCATCACCCTGCGACAGCTTCTCGATCACGCCGCCGAGCACGATTACGGCGTGCCCGCCTTCAACATCAACAATATGGAGCAGGGCCTCGCCGTGCTCGAGGCGGCCTCCTCGGTCGACGCGCCGGTCATCATCCAGGCCTCGCGCGGCGCGCGCAGCTACGCCAACGACATCATGCTCGCCAAGATGATCGAGGCGCTGATCGCCATGTATCCCGACATCCCCATCGTGATGCATCAGGACCACGGCAACAGCGAAGCGACCTGCGCCAGCGCCATTCGCTTCGGCTTCTCCTCCGTCATGATGGACGGCTCGCTCAAAGCCGACGGCAAGACGCCCGCCGATTACCAGTACAATGTCGACGTGACGCGCCGCGTCGTCGATCTCGCCCATTGGGTCGGCGCCTCGGTCGAGGGCGAACTGGGCGTGCTCGGCTCGCTGGAGACGGGCGAAGGCGAGAAGGAGGACGGCCACGGGGCCGAGGGCAAGCTCTCGCATGACCAGCTTCTGACCGATCCGGCGCAGGCGGTGGATTTCGTCGCGGCGACGAAGGTCGACGCGCTCGCCATCGCCATGGGCACCTCGCACGGCGCCTATAAATTCTCGCGCAAGCCGGACGGCGCCATTCTCGCGATGCATGTCATCGAGGAGATCAACCGCCGCCTACCCAACACCCATCTCGTGATGCACGGCTCGTCCTCCGTGCCGCAAGAGCTGCAGGACGCCTTCAACGCGGCGGGCGGCGAAATGCCCCAGACCTGGGGCGTGCCGGTGGCGGAGATTCAGCACGGCATCAAGTTCGGCGTGCGCAAGATCAACATCGACACGGACTGCCGCATCGCCATGACGGCGGCGATCCGCGCGACACTCGGCAAGAACAAGGGCGAGTTCGACCCGCGCAAATACTTAAAGCCCGCGCAGGAAGCGATGGTGAAGGTGTGCCGGCAGCGCTACGAGGAATTCGGCACGGCCGGTCAGGCCAGCAAGATCAAGCCGATCCCGATGGCTGAGATGGCGAAGCGCTATGCGTCCGGCGCGCTTGATCCACTGTTCGCGGCGAAGAAGGCGGCGGAGTGA